Proteins co-encoded in one Perca flavescens isolate YP-PL-M2 chromosome 11, PFLA_1.0, whole genome shotgun sequence genomic window:
- the LOC114564198 gene encoding trace amine-associated receptor 13c-like has protein sequence MTETQDGAELCFPQLFNTSCRKLTPPWFEVMLIHTLLYSISLLTVALNLLVIISVSHFRQLHTPTNILLLSLAVSDFLVGLVLMPGEILRKTPCWFLGDFVCFLYKNLSAIIPASSIGDMVLISVDRYVAICYPLHYTTKVTVNRVKLCVCLCWLYSVSYSFLFLKDNLTQPGRYNSCYGECVLVVDYVLGALDVVFSFIVPVILIIALYLRVFAVAVSQARAMRSHITAVTLQLSVTPKAKKSELKAARTLGVLVVVFLMCFCPYYSVSLAGDSLVNASSAAYVLFVFYSNSCLNPVIYAFLYPWFRKSVKLIVTLQILQPGSCETNML, from the exons ATGACGGAGACACAGGATGGAGCAGAGCTCTGCTTTCCACAACTCTTCAACACCTCCTGCAGGAAGCTGACACCTCCTTGGTTTGAAGTGATGCTCATTCACACTTTGCTCTACTCCATCTCTCTGCTCACTGTAGCTCTCAACCTGCTCGTCATCATCTCAGTCTCCCACTTCAG gcagctccacacacccaccaacatcctcctcctctctctggctgtctcagaCTTTCTCGTGGGCCTCGTGCTGATGCCGGGAGAAATCCTCCGAAAAACACCCTGCTGGTTTCTTGgtgactttgtgtgttttctttataagAATCTTTCAGCCATCATTCCTGCATCCTCAATAGGTGACATGGTGCTCATATCAGTTGACCGTTATGTGGCTATTTGTTACCCTCTGCATTACACCACTAAAGTCACTGTGAACAGAGTTaaactctgtgtttgtctgtgttggctCTATTCTGTTTCCTACAGCTTTCTCTTTCTGAAGGATAATCTGACTCAACCAGGGAGGTATAATTCCTGCTACGGAGAATGTGTGTTGGTCGTTGACTATGTCTTAGGAGCTTTAGatgttgttttttcctttattgttcCAGTTATTCTCATCATAGCTCTGTATCTGAGAGTATTtgccgtggctgtgtctcaggctcgtgccatgcgctctcacattacagctgtcacactccagctttcagtgactccaaaggcaaagaaatcagagctgaaagcagccaggactCTTGGTGTTCTTGTAGTTGTGTTTCTAATGTGTTTCTGCCCATattactctgtctctcttgcaGGTGACAGCTTGGTCAATGCTTCATCTGCAGCCTATGTTCTCTTTGTGTTCTATTCTAACTCTTGTCTAAACCCTGTGATCTATGCCTTCCTttacccctggtttagaaaatCAGTTAAACTCATAGTTACTCTTCAGATCCTGCAGCCTGGCTCCTGtgagaccaacatgctgtaG